GACTTGCAGACCGGTGCGGCCGTATTCAAGCGTGACGCGCATGAATTGTTCGCCGCGCAGAAGGGGGATGCGTGCTGCTGCGGCTGACGAGCGTCAGCCGGATTACTTCTTGCCCGCGCCCTTGGCGCCGGCCGCGGCGGCCTTGCCGGCCGCGGCCTTGCCGGCATCGCCACCCGCCGTCGCTGCGGCGTCGGCGTCTTCCTTGGTCTTCTTCTTTTTCTTCATCGAGAGCTTGTAAACGCGGACCTTGGGCAACCCGATCGGGCTGTCGCCTTCCTTCCAGCGTTCGGCCTCTTGCAGGCGCTGCAGGCGCTCGACGCGCGTCAGTACGCTACGGTTGCTGGTCGCACCCCGGCGAATCCGCAGGCTCTTGTCCATCGACATGGTGTTTCGCTCCTCGGGCAGGGCGGCCCGCGGTTCAATTCGGCGCGGGCCGGGAATCGGTATCGCTATCGCCTTCCGGGGCGGGCAAGACGCCGAGTAGCGGCCGCAGCGCCAGGACGACGATCAGGTCGGGCAAGGGGACTCCGGAGTATAAAGCACACCGCCAGGCCGAACAAGGACGCTTCGGCGGCCCATGAGCAGGGCAAAATCACACCGGAACCGGCGAATTCTCGAGGATCGGCAGCTCGTCGGCCAGCGACGGCTCGCGGTGGACAGGGCCCCCGCTGCGGTGCTCCTCCCACCGCTGCAGAAACACGAAGAACACCGGCACGAAAAAGACCGAGAAGACGGTCGCCGCGATCATGCCGCCGAACACGGCGGTCCCCAATGCCCGCTGGCCGGCGGCGCCCGCACCCTGGGCCACGACCAACGGCACGACGCCCAGAATGAACGCGAACGAAGTCATCAAGATCGGCCGCAGGCGCTGGACGGAGGCCGCAACGGCCGCTGCAAGAATCGCCTGGCCACTCTCGCGCTTCGCCCGGGCAAACTCCACGATCAGGATGGCGTTCTTACTGGCCAACGCCACGATCAGCACCATGCCGATCTGGGTGTAGACGTTATTGTCGAGCCCCGCAATGGCCACGGCCGCGATCGAACCGAGCAGGCCCAGCGGTACGACCAGAATCACCGAGACGGGAGCCCACCAGCTTTCGTATTGCGCGGCCAGCACCAGATAAACCAACAGCATCGCCATGCCGAGGATGACGAGCGATTCGCCGCTGACGCGTTGTTCCTGGTAGGCCATGCCGGTCCATTCGAAACCCATCGCCGGCGGCAGATCGCGCTGGGAGATCTGTTCCATCAACCGCAGGGCGTCGCCCGAACTGTAGCCCGGCGCCGGTTCGCCGGTGATCGCCGCCGACGGATACATGTTGTAGCGATTGATGATCTGCGGACCGACGCGCCGTTCGATCGACGCCAATGTGCCCAGCGGCAACATCTCGCCGCGCGCGTTGCGCACCTCGAGCCGCGAGATATCCTCGGGGTTCGTGCGGTATTTGGGCTCGGCCTGCACGCGCACCTGAAAGGTGCGACCGAACTTGTTGAAATCGTTCACGTAGGCCGAACCCAGATTGGCCTGCAGCGTCGAGAACACTGCGTCGAGCGACACGCCCAGCGATTTGACCTTGGTCCGATCGATATCGACCAGCAGTTGCGGGACGCCCGGACGGTACGAAGTGTTCATGGCGGTCAGCGCCGTTTGGCCATTGGCCGAATCGATCACCTGCTGGGCCACGAGCCCAAGCTCCTGCAGGCCGGCGTCACCGCGGTCTTCGAGCTGCAATTGAAAGCCCGTGCGCACGCCCAAACCGCGAATGGCCGGCGGGGCCGAGGGCATAATTCGGGCCTCTTGAATCGCGCCGAACTTGCGGCGCAGATTGTCGAGCACATCGTCGAGCGTATGCCCGGCCCGCAAGCGTTCGTCCCAGGGGTCGAGCGTGACGAACAGCGTGCCCACGTTGGGCGCGCTGCTCTGGTCGATGAAGGACATGCCGCCGATCGTGTTCCAATCGTTTACGCCCGGCGTGTCGGCCAATACGCCGTCGATCTTGCGCATCACCTCCTTCGTGCGCGTCTGCGATGCCGCATCGGGCAACTGCACGCTGACGATCAGGTATCCCTGATCCTCGACGGGCAAGAAGCCGGTCGGCAGACGGCCATACCACCAGCCGGTCAAGGCCAGCAGCGCGGCGAACACGGCCAGGACCGGCCACGAGTGCCGCAGCACAAACTC
This region of Pirellulales bacterium genomic DNA includes:
- a CDS encoding small basic protein, producing MSMDKSLRIRRGATSNRSVLTRVERLQRLQEAERWKEGDSPIGLPKVRVYKLSMKKKKKTKEDADAAATAGGDAGKAAAGKAAAAGAKGAGKK
- a CDS encoding multidrug efflux RND transporter permease subunit; amino-acid sequence: MFSRFFIERPVFANVIAIVTMVLGGVALARLPVEQYPPITPPTVRVSATYPGANAQVVANTVAAPLEQQINGVENMLYMSSTSSSDGTYSLTVTFEIGTNLDDAQILVQNRVASALRFLPEDVQRQGINIRKQATNIILLLSLTSPNDDYDSLFLANYANLAVRDELSRVRGVGDVNVFGTGVYSMRIWIDPERLRSRQLTTDDVMRVVREQNVQVAAGQIGQPPLNSATQFQYTVSVLGRLEEAEQFADIILKTGADGAVTRLRDVARVELGAQSYDQFNLKRGKPTANLGVYQLPGANALDVARDVKQAMDRMAKSFPPGMTYVVSLDTSRFVEASIHDVYWTLGEAGALVLVVILVFLQDWRAVLIPATTVPVTIIGAFAAMAVIGFTVNILTLFGLILAIGIVVDDAIVIVENAAHHIERGEEPKRATIRAMPEVIAPIIGITLVLMAVFLPSAFLGGITGQLYRQFALTIAATALISAINALTLKPAQCALWLRPVQGRRWWFFRAFNAVYGLVERAYGRAVEFVLRHSWPVLAVFAALLALTGWWYGRLPTGFLPVEDQGYLIVSVQLPDAASQTRTKEVMRKIDGVLADTPGVNDWNTIGGMSFIDQSSAPNVGTLFVTLDPWDERLRAGHTLDDVLDNLRRKFGAIQEARIMPSAPPAIRGLGVRTGFQLQLEDRGDAGLQELGLVAQQVIDSANGQTALTAMNTSYRPGVPQLLVDIDRTKVKSLGVSLDAVFSTLQANLGSAYVNDFNKFGRTFQVRVQAEPKYRTNPEDISRLEVRNARGEMLPLGTLASIERRVGPQIINRYNMYPSAAITGEPAPGYSSGDALRLMEQISQRDLPPAMGFEWTGMAYQEQRVSGESLVILGMAMLLVYLVLAAQYESWWAPVSVILVVPLGLLGSIAAVAIAGLDNNVYTQIGMVLIVALASKNAILIVEFARAKRESGQAILAAAVAASVQRLRPILMTSFAFILGVVPLVVAQGAGAAGQRALGTAVFGGMIAATVFSVFFVPVFFVFLQRWEEHRSGGPVHREPSLADELPILENSPVPV